A window of the Bradyrhizobium ottawaense genome harbors these coding sequences:
- a CDS encoding HlyD family secretion protein encodes MDTPTSGEEIQSTSDATHDGQDKNTRTATRGPSIIVGTVAAIVVALSVFYLLRPEPLLVQGEVDATRLDIAARVDGRVKEIPVNRGQNVPAGAVLVKIDNPETLAKHDQMKAAMAVAEAQLANVLVGTRAEVIAARKAELERGQAALVLAQKTFDRTNTLTGQGNAPQARLDQVTDALHETERAVDQAKSAYDQAVNGYTREERAIAGANVEKANADIQSVQSIIDQLQVYAPVASQVYQRNVEPGEYVSPGVPLVTLIDLADVWIHFDLREDLVRGLKVGDRFDVRIPALADRRVTVEVKLVATKGEYASWRATRATGDFDLRTFSIRAYPVQPVPELRPGMSAYLDWRSRQ; translated from the coding sequence ATGGACACGCCGACCTCTGGCGAGGAGATTCAGAGTACGTCCGACGCAACGCATGACGGACAGGACAAAAACACGCGCACGGCGACACGTGGCCCTTCCATTATCGTCGGTACCGTTGCAGCTATTGTTGTGGCGTTATCCGTCTTCTATCTCCTCCGGCCAGAACCGCTGCTCGTACAGGGTGAGGTCGATGCAACACGCCTCGATATAGCCGCGCGCGTCGACGGACGGGTCAAGGAAATTCCCGTCAACCGCGGCCAGAACGTTCCCGCGGGAGCGGTGCTCGTAAAGATCGATAATCCCGAGACGCTGGCCAAACACGACCAAATGAAAGCGGCGATGGCTGTGGCCGAGGCACAGCTTGCCAATGTGCTGGTCGGAACGCGGGCGGAAGTCATCGCCGCGCGGAAGGCGGAGCTGGAGCGTGGCCAGGCAGCGCTGGTGCTGGCGCAGAAAACCTTCGATCGAACCAATACATTGACCGGGCAAGGTAACGCACCGCAAGCCCGCCTCGACCAGGTGACCGATGCGCTGCATGAAACCGAGCGCGCGGTCGATCAGGCCAAATCGGCCTACGACCAGGCCGTCAACGGCTACACCAGGGAAGAGCGGGCGATTGCCGGGGCCAACGTCGAAAAGGCCAATGCCGATATCCAGAGCGTTCAATCGATCATCGATCAGTTGCAGGTCTATGCTCCCGTCGCCTCACAGGTCTATCAGCGCAACGTCGAGCCGGGCGAGTATGTATCGCCGGGCGTACCGCTGGTTACCTTGATCGATCTGGCCGACGTCTGGATTCATTTCGATCTGCGCGAGGATCTCGTTAGGGGATTGAAGGTCGGCGATCGGTTCGATGTCCGCATTCCGGCCCTTGCTGACCGCCGCGTCACGGTCGAGGTCAAGCTTGTTGCAACCAAGGGCGAATATGCGAGCTGGCGGGCCACGCGCGCCACTGGCGATTTCGACTTGCGGACGTTTTCGATTCGCGCCTACCCGGTCCAGCCGGTGCCGGAGTTGCGACCGGGGATGAGCGCCTATCTCGACTGGCGGTCCCGGCAATGA
- a CDS encoding biotin/lipoyl-binding protein, translated as MNVKSAGKHHRAPLGKIISLAIIAVGVAAGLYAEHISSIHPSSDDATIDADVVHVASPVGGKIIEILVTENAKVSKGDLLFRIDPEPYRLAVEQAEADLGVAIAARDTRRRAVATEKSTATIAGEQTKRAQANVLGLAFPLRRTVTLRVAVSFVPTIEL; from the coding sequence GTGAACGTGAAGTCCGCAGGCAAGCACCATCGAGCGCCTCTCGGCAAGATCATCTCGCTTGCGATCATCGCCGTTGGTGTCGCCGCTGGACTCTACGCCGAACATATAAGCTCAATTCATCCTTCTTCGGACGATGCCACGATCGATGCAGACGTGGTTCACGTCGCCTCCCCGGTCGGCGGAAAGATCATCGAGATACTCGTTACGGAGAATGCCAAGGTTTCAAAGGGCGACCTTCTGTTTCGTATTGATCCCGAGCCCTATCGACTGGCCGTCGAACAAGCCGAGGCGGACCTTGGGGTCGCGATCGCGGCGCGCGATACGAGGCGGCGAGCCGTCGCAACCGAAAAGTCGACTGCGACGATTGCCGGCGAGCAGACGAAGCGCGCGCAGGCTAACGTCTTGGGACTGGCGTTTCCGCTGAGACGAACTGTGACCCTGCGGGTTGCTGTATCCTTCGTGCCCACGATCGAACTCTAA
- a CDS encoding ABC transporter permease, which translates to MRPASKPGFWRVAQRECRWLFGDRVALILIFGVPLFAFVVLTTVFSHPVIRGLGVTVVDEDNSDASRALVEYVAASPSLAIVNRSGTLSTAVQDIRSGKAISAIHIPPDFERDLKAQRRPQVVGFYNQQFLTAAGIASSGLSDALSAAAAVAAPAKRAAPAPASMGTLAAETIALVNPQKNYAQFLLRALLPTIIHVVITLAAGYSVGSEFRRRDARAWLESAGGDPVIALVGKLAPLFGIFFLIMLAEPLFLEGVLQIPFKGDLPLMVAAGSLLIIAYLSVGALLQLLVRDLPTGLGLAGLFASPAFGYAGVGFPTVGMNAFAQVWSAILPLRWYMAVLLGQAARGLPVSEAAVPFAALAGLTILFAGLALLRMASLKRRGWFEMAQPAEQPEIDRSPRGIGGAFMAEWRRVLETRSAFSVLFLAPLVYGIYYPQPYLNQILRKLPIAVVDNDLSDLSRRMVETLDASGALSVAVRARTLAEARTEIDRGKAFAAVEIPAGTERDVLKGITAHIPVYADATYLFIFRSTASGVATAVGALTSELVSRGARSDGSLVKAKLASQSPADVLLQPIFNPVGGYASYVVPAAFVLILQQTLLIGAAMLTGTALASGSGAFAGVLGRGVAHLTLYLPALALYLVVLPRIYGFSTLGHLPQIFALATVFLLATSFMGQAIGAWFTRPENATLLLLATSLPQFFTAGFAWPREAIPEAATALGRLFPADSAIDGLVRINQLGASIWEVAHDWLGLWCLALGYFALAVISAFAVRKGQRHGQS; encoded by the coding sequence ATGAGGCCGGCGTCAAAACCCGGTTTCTGGCGGGTCGCGCAGCGCGAATGCCGCTGGCTGTTCGGCGATCGCGTGGCGCTGATTTTGATCTTCGGCGTGCCGCTGTTTGCGTTCGTGGTTCTCACAACCGTTTTCAGCCATCCGGTCATACGGGGGCTCGGGGTGACGGTCGTCGACGAGGACAACTCTGACGCTTCGCGGGCCCTGGTGGAATACGTCGCGGCCTCGCCGAGTCTTGCGATCGTCAACCGCTCCGGCACGCTGTCGACGGCGGTGCAGGACATCCGGTCGGGCAAGGCGATCTCGGCCATCCATATCCCGCCGGATTTCGAACGCGATTTGAAGGCCCAGCGCCGTCCGCAGGTCGTCGGGTTCTATAACCAGCAGTTCCTGACGGCGGCAGGCATTGCGTCTTCGGGACTGAGCGATGCGCTTTCCGCCGCGGCAGCCGTGGCCGCCCCCGCCAAGCGGGCCGCCCCCGCACCGGCTTCCATGGGAACGCTCGCCGCCGAGACCATCGCGCTTGTCAATCCGCAAAAGAATTACGCGCAGTTCTTGCTCCGTGCGTTGCTGCCAACGATCATCCATGTGGTGATCACGCTCGCTGCAGGCTATTCCGTCGGCTCCGAATTCCGCCGTCGCGATGCGCGGGCCTGGCTCGAAAGTGCCGGTGGCGATCCGGTCATAGCCCTGGTCGGCAAGCTCGCGCCGCTGTTCGGCATCTTCTTCCTGATCATGTTGGCCGAGCCGCTCTTCCTGGAAGGCGTGCTGCAAATCCCCTTCAAGGGAGACCTGCCGTTGATGGTCGCCGCCGGCTCCCTCCTGATTATTGCCTATTTGTCGGTGGGCGCCTTGCTGCAGCTCCTGGTCCGCGACTTGCCGACGGGGCTCGGACTTGCGGGCCTCTTCGCTTCCCCTGCATTCGGCTACGCCGGCGTCGGCTTTCCCACGGTCGGCATGAATGCCTTTGCACAAGTCTGGAGCGCGATCCTGCCGCTGCGCTGGTACATGGCCGTCTTGCTGGGACAAGCGGCGCGGGGATTGCCGGTCTCGGAAGCCGCCGTTCCCTTCGCGGCGCTCGCCGGCCTGACGATACTGTTTGCCGGCTTAGCATTGCTGCGTATGGCGAGCCTCAAGCGCAGGGGCTGGTTTGAGATGGCGCAACCTGCCGAGCAACCCGAGATCGACCGCTCGCCGCGAGGCATCGGCGGCGCCTTCATGGCGGAGTGGCGGCGCGTGCTCGAAACCCGAAGCGCCTTCAGCGTGCTGTTCCTGGCTCCCCTGGTTTACGGCATTTATTATCCGCAACCCTATCTGAACCAGATCCTTCGCAAGCTTCCCATCGCGGTCGTGGACAACGATCTGAGCGATCTCAGCCGCCGGATGGTCGAGACACTCGACGCGAGCGGCGCATTGAGCGTTGCGGTTCGCGCACGGACACTTGCCGAAGCGCGTACGGAAATCGATCGTGGGAAGGCCTTTGCCGCCGTCGAAATCCCGGCAGGCACCGAGCGCGACGTGCTCAAGGGCATCACCGCTCACATTCCCGTCTACGCCGATGCCACCTACCTTTTCATATTCAGGTCGACCGCAAGCGGGGTCGCCACGGCGGTCGGGGCATTGACGTCCGAGCTCGTTTCGCGAGGCGCGCGCTCGGACGGAAGCCTCGTCAAGGCGAAATTGGCGAGCCAGAGCCCGGCCGATGTTCTGCTGCAGCCGATCTTCAACCCGGTGGGCGGCTATGCGAGCTACGTCGTTCCGGCGGCGTTTGTGCTGATCCTGCAGCAAACGCTCCTGATCGGCGCGGCGATGTTGACCGGCACTGCGCTTGCGAGCGGCAGCGGAGCGTTTGCCGGCGTGCTCGGCCGTGGCGTCGCCCATCTGACCCTCTACCTTCCAGCGCTCGCGCTTTATCTCGTCGTGCTGCCGCGGATCTACGGCTTCTCGACGCTCGGGCACCTTCCACAAATCTTCGCGCTCGCGACCGTTTTTTTGCTGGCGACGAGCTTTATGGGACAGGCCATCGGAGCCTGGTTCACACGGCCGGAAAACGCGACCCTCCTCCTGCTGGCCACCAGCCTGCCGCAGTTCTTCACCGCCGGCTTCGCATGGCCACGCGAAGCAATTCCCGAGGCGGCCACCGCGCTCGGTCGGCTGTTCCCCGCTGACTCCGCGATCGACGGCCTCGTGCGCATCAACCAGCTGGGTGCCAGCATCTGGGAGGTCGCGCATGATTGGCTCGGACTGTGGTGTCTGGCGCTGGGCTATTTCGCGCTCGCGGTGATCTCGGCGTTTGCCGTCAGGAAAGGACAGAGACATGGGCAAAGCTAG
- a CDS encoding HlyD family secretion protein → MAIPLVLVAGILIYSARRSGSPVILAGVVRATEVRVEPEVNGQLVSIAVEKGAHVRTGDVLARLSAVELTAQADQARAALASATANRNNVYAGVRREQVDSLKAAIAKAGARLDYVQAQLTRTSTLARQSFESQQSLDQAENEVASARADVSGAQATYDAAAAGPTREERVIADAQVQAAAAAVVVLERRLDKMVLRAPADGVVSVIAAEVGENVRAGQPILMVEAADRRWLSFNVREDHLNRLSMGQTASVMRNGADGAIKAGITELRPLGTFATWQAERVIGDHDRNTLRLRLDVEGDPANFEPGMTVWIEN, encoded by the coding sequence ATGGCGATCCCGCTCGTGCTCGTCGCGGGCATCCTGATCTATTCTGCGCGTCGTTCCGGATCTCCGGTCATACTCGCTGGCGTTGTCCGAGCGACGGAAGTCAGGGTTGAGCCGGAGGTGAACGGCCAACTCGTGTCGATTGCGGTCGAGAAAGGCGCCCACGTACGCACGGGCGATGTGCTGGCGCGGCTTTCCGCGGTTGAATTGACGGCACAGGCAGACCAGGCGCGTGCCGCGCTGGCATCGGCAACCGCGAACCGCAACAACGTCTATGCCGGCGTCCGCCGCGAGCAGGTCGACTCGCTGAAAGCTGCCATCGCCAAAGCAGGCGCCCGCCTTGACTACGTGCAGGCCCAGCTCACAAGAACCAGCACGCTGGCACGCCAGAGCTTCGAGTCCCAGCAGTCGCTTGACCAGGCCGAAAACGAGGTCGCCAGCGCACGTGCCGACGTGTCGGGGGCCCAAGCGACTTACGATGCGGCAGCAGCAGGCCCGACCCGGGAGGAGCGCGTGATCGCCGACGCGCAGGTGCAGGCCGCGGCCGCTGCGGTCGTGGTGCTCGAGCGCCGTCTTGACAAGATGGTCTTGCGTGCTCCGGCCGACGGTGTGGTCAGCGTCATCGCCGCGGAGGTCGGCGAGAATGTTCGCGCCGGCCAACCGATCTTGATGGTCGAGGCGGCGGACAGGCGATGGCTTTCGTTCAATGTGCGCGAAGATCATCTCAACCGTCTGTCGATGGGACAAACGGCGAGCGTGATGCGGAACGGCGCTGATGGCGCGATCAAAGCCGGCATCACCGAACTGCGGCCGCTCGGAACGTTCGCCACCTGGCAGGCCGAGCGGGTCATTGGAGATCATGACCGCAACACGCTTCGCTTGCGTCTAGACGTCGAGGGGGATCCGGCAAACTTTGAACCGGGCATGACCGTTTGGATCGAGAACTAG